Proteins encoded within one genomic window of Phototrophicus methaneseepsis:
- a CDS encoding ABC transporter permease, producing MRRLAFYLRYAFVNIRRGGRWSTLAIFSIAAGVATIVALRGLGLAIGDSLIENVAYENKGDIRIWKGDTGDGLLGAFDDSQNVSFTDAQINNVREWAGTLGANVSVYVRGSSVQVSKINATGEEEVGGISSSFGNLSFINTTYITPGNYPSNYQITAIDPPGVPLGDLYTDGLDAVISENMAQQQHIAVGDRIRITGTEEEFIVRGIVDTAEEAGPTQILSAFFGFMYLEIDDVRATLNPNLRPNAIAIDFPDDVPLTQEIINAYVETLRELTYDGQWTRAQDTFDMLEGYTVISQILADFIVVMGLGALLIGGVGIMNTMIVMVRRRTNEIAALKTFGLKGRQVAMMFLTEGLTLGVIGSVLGCIIGVLLGGIVNQYGEAFLQQGIPWRIYPEALAYGLALGIVVSAIFGLAPILTALQVRPGIILRPNEAHVPRLGLLQTLGLMLLVTVMLGLIVGQIIRPSILLPNEYGAEFNPLAPYIIGIIGVTLTLAFLGFLVMVLWVVVWLVGKLPSFGITELRLALRNLSTNRLRTATTLLALSAGMFALSSITFVGQGAREMLNLQLSSQLGGNVMAFPFAPGSLSSVGQLALTTALNGVSGVRSRSVLSMYSAGLVAIDGRPADMNLPNFARDGDGDLMVDGELNFLDPAVQAYFAWNSFSVWKTDTQAVYDNFNHIVAGRNLTPEDAGRAVMVGPAETAQLLGIQVGSTVTYSVGGRDYNFEVIGLSASSSSMMGSTVMVAPDVIQSEVSFRVYTFDIEDEHVNEAMVNLSAIRIPPTFVVDIRFIDSLLSRLIDQFAALPTVVGLLSLGAAAVIMANTVALATLERRRQIGILKAIGLQRRRVLVVMLLETGIVGLLSALLGIGLSSLFVALFTSLSGTPIPVPADSRLIAVGLVLAAVLIGVVSTFLSANVAIRERVMNVLRYE from the coding sequence ATGAGACGACTCGCTTTTTATTTGCGCTACGCATTTGTCAATATACGCCGGGGTGGTCGCTGGTCCACACTGGCGATTTTCTCGATCGCTGCTGGCGTCGCGACGATTGTCGCCCTGCGCGGCCTGGGGCTGGCAATCGGTGATTCGCTGATTGAAAATGTCGCCTACGAAAATAAAGGCGATATCCGCATCTGGAAGGGCGATACGGGCGATGGCCTGTTGGGGGCCTTTGATGATAGCCAGAATGTGTCCTTCACAGATGCGCAGATCAATAATGTGCGCGAATGGGCAGGCACTTTAGGCGCGAACGTCAGCGTTTATGTACGCGGCAGCAGCGTGCAGGTTTCAAAGATCAATGCAACCGGCGAAGAAGAAGTCGGCGGCATATCGTCCAGCTTTGGGAACCTCTCGTTCATCAATACGACCTATATCACGCCGGGTAATTACCCTTCTAATTATCAAATTACAGCCATTGACCCGCCGGGTGTGCCTCTGGGCGATCTTTATACAGATGGCCTTGATGCTGTCATCAGCGAGAATATGGCCCAACAGCAACATATCGCCGTTGGGGATCGTATCCGCATCACAGGCACGGAAGAAGAATTTATCGTACGCGGTATTGTCGATACCGCTGAAGAAGCAGGCCCCACCCAGATTTTGTCTGCCTTCTTCGGCTTCATGTATCTTGAAATTGACGATGTGCGAGCGACGCTCAACCCGAACCTGCGGCCCAATGCTATTGCTATTGACTTCCCCGATGATGTGCCCCTCACGCAGGAAATCATCAATGCATACGTCGAGACGCTGCGCGAACTGACCTATGATGGTCAATGGACGCGTGCCCAGGATACGTTCGATATGCTGGAAGGCTACACAGTCATTAGCCAAATTCTGGCCGATTTTATCGTGGTCATGGGCCTCGGTGCGCTGCTGATCGGCGGCGTGGGCATTATGAATACCATGATCGTGATGGTACGACGTCGCACAAATGAGATTGCAGCGCTCAAGACCTTTGGCCTGAAAGGGCGGCAGGTCGCTATGATGTTCCTGACAGAAGGATTGACGTTGGGCGTCATCGGCAGCGTACTGGGATGTATTATTGGCGTGCTGTTGGGTGGCATCGTCAATCAATATGGCGAAGCCTTTTTGCAGCAGGGCATCCCCTGGCGTATTTATCCAGAGGCGCTGGCGTATGGGTTGGCCCTGGGGATTGTTGTCTCGGCTATTTTCGGCCTCGCGCCGATCCTCACGGCGTTGCAGGTCCGCCCTGGGATTATCTTGCGGCCTAATGAAGCGCACGTCCCCCGCCTGGGCCTCTTACAGACGCTCGGCTTGATGCTCCTGGTGACCGTCATGTTGGGCTTGATTGTCGGCCAGATTATCCGGCCTTCCATCTTGCTGCCCAATGAATACGGCGCTGAATTTAACCCCCTTGCACCATATATCATCGGCATTATTGGCGTCACACTGACGTTGGCCTTCCTGGGCTTCCTGGTGATGGTGCTGTGGGTTGTGGTGTGGCTTGTTGGCAAACTCCCCAGCTTCGGCATTACGGAATTACGTTTGGCGCTGCGGAATCTCAGCACCAATCGCCTGCGAACTGCCACCACTTTACTGGCGCTCAGTGCGGGGATGTTCGCGCTGAGCAGTATCACCTTCGTCGGGCAGGGTGCGCGTGAGATGCTCAACTTACAGCTAAGCAGCCAGCTTGGCGGTAACGTCATGGCCTTCCCGTTTGCGCCGGGGTCGCTTAGCAGTGTCGGCCAGCTTGCTTTGACAACGGCTTTGAACGGAGTCTCTGGGGTGCGCTCGAGAAGTGTACTCAGTATGTATAGTGCGGGTCTGGTTGCGATTGATGGCCGCCCCGCTGATATGAACCTGCCGAATTTTGCGCGAGACGGTGATGGCGATCTGATGGTGGATGGGGAACTGAACTTTCTGGACCCTGCCGTACAAGCGTATTTTGCCTGGAATAGCTTCAGCGTATGGAAAACGGATACACAGGCCGTCTACGATAATTTCAATCACATCGTCGCTGGGCGCAATCTGACGCCGGAAGATGCAGGCCGTGCTGTGATGGTGGGGCCAGCGGAGACTGCTCAACTCCTGGGGATTCAGGTTGGCTCAACGGTGACGTACAGCGTCGGAGGCCGTGACTATAACTTTGAAGTGATTGGCCTCAGTGCGAGTTCTAGCAGCATGATGGGCAGCACGGTCATGGTGGCACCGGACGTCATTCAATCAGAGGTGTCTTTCCGTGTGTATACCTTCGATATTGAAGATGAGCATGTGAATGAAGCCATGGTCAACCTGAGCGCTATCCGCATCCCGCCGACCTTCGTTGTCGATATTCGCTTTATTGATAGTTTGCTCTCCCGCCTGATTGACCAGTTTGCGGCTTTGCCAACGGTTGTTGGTTTGCTCTCGCTGGGTGCGGCAGCGGTGATTATGGCAAATACTGTCGCTCTGGCAACGCTGGAACGTCGCCGTCAGATAGGCATCTTAAAAGCGATTGGCTTGCAGCGCAGGCGCGTATTGGTGGTGATGCTGCTGGAGACGGGCATTGTCGGACTGTTGAGCGCGTTGCTGGGCATTGGCCTGAGCTCTCTGTTCGTCGCTCTGTTTACGAGCCTCAGCGGCACGCCCATCCCGGTGCCGGCGGATTCACGCCTGATTGCTGTGGGGCTTGTCCTGGCAGCCGTGCTCATCGGCGTGGTCTCGACGTTCCTCAGCGCCAATGTCGCTATCCGCGAGCGCGTTATGAATGTGCTGCGCTATGAATAA
- a CDS encoding PH domain-containing protein — MGKLTHHNPPNLFQYRAQQALGLVGAVLLIVAMPLLVFIAVALEGPLLFLGVPLLGLLLLPLLHMLNASPPVSADDAGLTVRPFLLRERFIPWESVAEVRDYPLLPTENHETLRKFVVDGRKKYQAPRGQMLIIPALPWPYRLTGLFAGAGGRPVIALTSRTHTDYDTLMARVSRSLRRAQHIS; from the coding sequence ATGGGTAAATTAACGCATCACAATCCCCCTAATCTTTTCCAATATCGCGCTCAGCAGGCCCTGGGCCTGGTTGGCGCTGTCTTGCTGATTGTGGCGATGCCGCTGCTGGTCTTTATCGCGGTTGCTTTAGAAGGACCGCTGTTATTCCTGGGTGTGCCGCTGCTTGGCCTCTTACTGCTGCCGCTGCTGCATATGCTCAATGCATCGCCCCCGGTCAGTGCAGATGATGCTGGCCTGACAGTGCGCCCTTTCCTGCTGCGCGAGCGCTTCATCCCCTGGGAATCTGTTGCAGAAGTGAGAGATTACCCGCTCCTGCCAACGGAAAATCACGAGACATTGCGAAAGTTCGTTGTAGATGGTCGTAAAAAGTATCAGGCACCACGTGGGCAGATGCTCATCATCCCGGCGCTGCCCTGGCCCTACCGCTTGACGGGCTTATTCGCCGGGGCAGGTGGTCGCCCTGTCATCGCCCTGACGAGCCGTACCCATACGGACTATGATACCCTGATGGCGCGTGTGAGCCGCTCTTTGCGCCGCGCACAGCACATCTCTTAA